The Candidatus Nitrosymbiomonas proteolyticus genome has a segment encoding these proteins:
- a CDS encoding alpha-mannosidase: MLKHPSLTVRRISQFVTHELQPRVWPDREPLDIEFCPEPHADEKRARSGPWERVDAGFRYGPAYRTIWFRVRGTTPERFAGGQVGLMAEVGGERTVWKDGSPYRGLDVEHHVFPIWNTLEEPIAVEGKAGKPFEALIQVYTRNPQCRVHLRELPREPEVETVQGAWLVAIDREVKALTYDMEFALDLLSALDENEPAYHTLLRALNAAVNNVDFEDRSTLPKCRKSLQKALAGLSGEHRHSLTPVGHAHLDTAWLWPIDVTQKKMAHTAANQLALIEEYPNYVFVHSQAAQYEWVETEYPKLFERIRDATRKGRWEPVGSMWIEADCNLTGGESLVRQFLYGRKYFREKLGVSTVDMWLPDVFGYSAALPQILVQFGIEYFLTQKISWNQFNKFPHNTFWWQGIDGTQVWSHFPPADTYIGDCTPSQILKSVRQHKDHARSNHSLYVFGFGDGGGGPTERHLEFLTRASHTPLLPQVQFGKSAAEFFRVAKSRSRDLPVWVGELYLEMHRGTYTSQAAVKKGNRLGEFLLRDAELLCCFSPKFPKNYPAAQLEGLWKLLLLNQFHDILPGSSVREVYVDAARDYERVQKEAGEIVREKLVEIGSQLDSRDLKRPLALFHNSTLSSQAQIPWNEEGEPSSIRVGRQVLPVQVAEPFGEKALLFATPSAALGSVAVGEIGDESPSQKPRLRVSGRKIQNDEVAVRFDAHGNITSIQSLEDGVEFVQPGQLANVFQLFEDKPLFWSAWDIDVFAYETRKDLVKAESFEVVERGPVRVAVESVRKVGKSTIRQRVSLGPTPGIRFDTEVDWHEEDKLLKVAFPVNVNAMRATYEIQFGHVERPTHYNTSWDLARFEVPAQKWADLSEGDRGVALLNDCKYGYDIHGNVMRLSLLRAPKAPDPECDMGLHRFTYVLYPHYGPLNYSEVVGAAYAINSPVRWAWLDPTEGETHELDPFVAIDDANLVVESVKRAEDGNGILVRLYECHNTRGRAHLTCSRPIRKAWRCNLEERKEQPVERSEDAFILEYRPFEIITLLLEPSSKGPRTSD, encoded by the coding sequence ATGCTCAAGCACCCCAGCCTTACGGTTCGCAGGATCTCCCAGTTCGTGACCCACGAATTGCAGCCGAGAGTTTGGCCCGACCGCGAGCCCCTCGACATCGAGTTCTGCCCGGAACCTCACGCCGACGAAAAACGAGCCCGATCCGGGCCCTGGGAGAGGGTCGACGCCGGGTTCCGCTACGGGCCGGCGTACCGCACAATTTGGTTCCGCGTTCGGGGGACGACTCCCGAGAGGTTCGCGGGCGGGCAAGTTGGACTGATGGCGGAGGTGGGCGGCGAGCGGACGGTGTGGAAAGACGGCTCTCCCTACCGCGGCCTCGACGTCGAACACCACGTGTTTCCCATCTGGAACACCCTCGAAGAGCCCATCGCCGTCGAGGGGAAGGCTGGCAAGCCGTTCGAGGCCCTCATTCAGGTTTACACCCGGAACCCCCAGTGCCGCGTTCATTTGCGCGAGTTGCCCCGGGAGCCGGAAGTCGAGACCGTTCAGGGCGCCTGGCTGGTGGCGATCGATCGGGAGGTCAAGGCCCTCACCTACGACATGGAGTTCGCGCTCGATCTCCTGAGCGCCCTCGACGAAAACGAGCCCGCCTATCACACCTTGCTTCGCGCGCTCAACGCCGCCGTCAACAACGTCGATTTTGAGGATCGGTCGACGCTTCCGAAGTGTCGCAAATCGCTGCAAAAGGCTCTCGCAGGCCTCTCCGGCGAGCACCGGCACTCCTTGACGCCGGTGGGGCACGCCCACCTCGACACCGCTTGGCTCTGGCCAATCGACGTCACTCAGAAGAAGATGGCGCATACCGCCGCCAACCAGCTCGCGCTGATCGAGGAGTACCCCAACTACGTTTTCGTGCATTCTCAGGCCGCGCAGTACGAGTGGGTCGAAACCGAATACCCCAAGCTCTTCGAGCGCATCCGCGACGCGACCCGAAAGGGCCGATGGGAGCCGGTTGGGTCGATGTGGATCGAAGCCGACTGCAACTTGACCGGCGGGGAGTCCCTGGTGCGGCAGTTCCTTTACGGTAGAAAGTACTTTCGCGAAAAGCTGGGAGTCTCGACGGTCGATATGTGGCTTCCCGACGTGTTCGGATACTCCGCCGCGCTGCCTCAAATCCTCGTTCAGTTCGGCATCGAGTACTTCCTGACGCAGAAGATCAGTTGGAACCAGTTCAACAAGTTTCCGCACAACACCTTCTGGTGGCAGGGCATCGACGGCACGCAAGTTTGGTCGCACTTCCCCCCGGCCGACACCTACATCGGGGATTGCACGCCCAGCCAGATTCTCAAGAGCGTCCGGCAACATAAAGACCACGCCCGCTCCAACCACTCACTGTACGTGTTCGGCTTCGGCGATGGGGGAGGGGGACCGACCGAGCGGCACCTCGAGTTTCTCACTCGCGCCTCTCACACGCCGTTGCTTCCCCAGGTTCAATTCGGCAAGAGCGCTGCGGAATTCTTCCGGGTGGCCAAGTCCCGCAGCCGCGACCTACCCGTCTGGGTCGGCGAGCTTTACCTCGAAATGCACCGGGGAACCTACACGAGCCAGGCGGCGGTGAAGAAGGGCAACCGCCTCGGAGAGTTCCTCCTTCGGGACGCGGAACTGCTTTGCTGCTTTTCGCCGAAGTTCCCCAAGAACTACCCCGCGGCCCAGCTCGAAGGTCTCTGGAAGCTCCTGCTCCTCAACCAATTCCACGACATTTTGCCGGGCTCGTCGGTGCGGGAAGTGTATGTCGACGCCGCACGAGATTACGAGCGGGTTCAGAAGGAGGCCGGAGAGATCGTCCGGGAAAAGCTCGTAGAAATCGGGTCGCAGCTGGACTCTCGGGACCTGAAGCGGCCCCTCGCGTTGTTCCACAATTCGACGCTTTCTTCCCAGGCTCAGATTCCCTGGAACGAGGAGGGCGAGCCGTCTTCGATTCGGGTGGGGAGACAGGTGCTGCCGGTTCAAGTGGCCGAGCCGTTCGGCGAGAAGGCGCTGTTGTTCGCCACCCCTTCAGCGGCTCTGGGTTCGGTCGCTGTGGGCGAGATCGGCGACGAGTCCCCTTCGCAGAAACCCCGCCTTCGAGTCAGCGGCCGGAAGATTCAAAACGACGAAGTGGCGGTCCGTTTCGACGCTCACGGCAACATCACCAGCATTCAGAGCCTCGAAGACGGGGTCGAGTTCGTACAACCGGGCCAACTCGCCAATGTGTTCCAACTCTTCGAGGACAAGCCGCTGTTTTGGTCGGCTTGGGACATCGACGTGTTCGCCTACGAGACCCGCAAGGATCTCGTGAAAGCCGAGAGCTTCGAGGTCGTGGAGCGAGGTCCTGTGCGCGTCGCCGTCGAGTCGGTGAGGAAGGTGGGCAAGAGCACGATTCGCCAGCGCGTCAGCTTGGGACCAACGCCGGGGATCCGGTTTGACACCGAAGTCGATTGGCACGAAGAGGACAAGCTGCTCAAGGTCGCCTTCCCGGTCAACGTGAACGCGATGAGGGCCACCTACGAGATTCAGTTCGGCCACGTCGAACGCCCCACCCATTACAACACGAGTTGGGACCTCGCTCGATTCGAGGTCCCCGCCCAGAAGTGGGCCGACCTCAGCGAGGGCGACCGAGGTGTGGCGCTGCTCAACGACTGCAAGTACGGCTACGACATCCACGGGAACGTGATGCGGTTGAGCCTGCTCCGCGCGCCGAAGGCCCCCGATCCCGAATGCGACATGGGCCTACACAGGTTCACCTACGTGCTCTACCCTCACTATGGTCCGCTCAACTACTCCGAGGTTGTCGGCGCGGCCTACGCAATCAACAGTCCGGTGCGGTGGGCGTGGCTCGACCCTACCGAGGGCGAGACCCACGAACTCGACCCCTTCGTGGCCATAGACGATGCGAACCTAGTGGTCGAATCCGTCAAGAGAGCCGAGGACGGCAACGGCATCCTCGTGCGGCTTTACGAGTGCCACAACACGCGGGGGCGAGCCCACCTGACGTGCTCACGGCCCATCCGAAAGGCATGGCGGTGCAACCTCGAAGAGCGAAAGGAGCAACCCGTCGAGAGATCGGAGGATGCGTTCATCCTCGAATATCGACCCTTCGAAATCATCACGCTGCTGCTGGAACCGAGTTCGAAGGGCCCGCGGACTTCAGACTAA
- a CDS encoding DNA recombination-mediator protein A, producing MSSVRDALLLQARPEFYGPLLCALYLRGAPRGYAPSKSAWPGVARALLGAEGEAREAAKRLRAFGSRGEALLLEDESLLAWAREVWGSGSAMTAADPEYPEAWLFRLGRASPPAFWIQGPMPSAPFVGVVGSRAVGSSVLAFSRAVGARAAELGYSVASGGAEGCDRAALRGAHMRVGGTPSERRAQGVLEILPCGLDVAGPRVPWTRVSLCAPSSPFTTGQAMERNALIYAISKSTIVAHVRYRQGGSWHGAISALRGRLGGLIVRRDGEKGSSALLSLGAIPIRSAKDLESALALADSGAGPQRPLPFSPPSDEPPA from the coding sequence ATGTCGAGCGTTCGCGACGCCTTACTTCTGCAAGCTAGGCCGGAGTTCTACGGCCCGCTTCTCTGCGCGCTCTATTTGCGGGGCGCCCCTCGCGGGTACGCGCCTTCGAAGTCGGCTTGGCCAGGGGTCGCGCGAGCTCTCCTTGGGGCTGAAGGGGAAGCCCGTGAGGCGGCCAAGCGTCTTCGGGCGTTTGGGTCGAGGGGTGAGGCTCTTCTGCTCGAGGACGAGTCCCTGCTCGCATGGGCCAGAGAGGTGTGGGGAAGCGGCAGCGCGATGACCGCCGCCGATCCGGAGTACCCGGAGGCTTGGCTCTTTCGTTTGGGCCGAGCTTCGCCGCCCGCGTTCTGGATTCAGGGCCCCATGCCGTCCGCTCCGTTCGTGGGAGTCGTCGGCAGCCGCGCCGTGGGGTCGTCGGTGCTTGCGTTTTCGCGCGCGGTGGGGGCGCGGGCCGCGGAGCTTGGGTACTCGGTGGCGAGCGGGGGCGCGGAGGGCTGCGATCGCGCAGCCTTGCGGGGCGCTCACATGCGCGTAGGGGGCACGCCCTCCGAGCGCCGAGCCCAAGGAGTCCTGGAGATTCTGCCTTGCGGCCTCGACGTCGCGGGTCCGCGAGTTCCTTGGACGAGGGTCTCCTTGTGCGCGCCCAGCTCGCCCTTTACGACGGGGCAAGCAATGGAGCGAAACGCCCTAATCTACGCGATCTCCAAATCCACGATCGTCGCGCACGTTCGCTACCGCCAAGGGGGCTCTTGGCATGGTGCGATCTCCGCGCTCCGCGGACGCTTGGGCGGCTTGATCGTTCGCCGCGATGGAGAGAAGGGTTCTTCCGCCTTACTCTCCCTCGGCGCGATCCCGATCCGATCCGCCAAAGACCTCGAGTCCGCGCTGGCTCTAGCCGACTCGGGCGCGGGTCCGCAGCGTCCCCTCCCCTTCTCACCGCCTTCCGATGAGCCTCCGGCATGA
- a CDS encoding L-threonine 3-dehydrogenase produces MKAIAKTRPEAGVELIDVPEPQVGPGSVKVRLEAASVCGTDLHIYSWDEWAAKRIQPPRIIGHEFCGTIVEVGPGVVDRQVGDFVASESHITCGVCRQCRLGLGHVCVNTRILGVDVDGGFAPFVVIPKDNAQPISRSIPPKIASFLDAFGNAVHTVNAGPVLDQKVLITGMGPIGMFAAAVCKAEGASLVAATEISDFRTGLARQMGADAVLDPRRDDLEAALRELAPEGFDAVLEMSGSPAALDLAVRSVRPGGRLSLLGVYKESRQSVDMNALVFGGVEVQGIVGRRLWETWVQMRGLLERGAVDLEPVVTHELPYTEFAYGMELMKKGEAGKVVFQFDGAA; encoded by the coding sequence GTGAAAGCCATCGCCAAGACCCGGCCCGAAGCAGGGGTCGAACTCATCGACGTCCCGGAACCCCAAGTAGGCCCAGGGTCCGTCAAGGTCCGGCTCGAGGCGGCTTCCGTATGCGGGACCGACCTTCACATTTACTCTTGGGACGAATGGGCCGCCAAGCGAATCCAGCCTCCTCGAATCATTGGGCACGAGTTCTGTGGAACGATCGTGGAGGTGGGCCCCGGCGTGGTCGACCGGCAGGTAGGGGACTTCGTCGCGAGCGAATCTCACATCACGTGCGGAGTCTGCCGGCAGTGCCGCTTGGGTTTGGGCCACGTCTGCGTCAACACTCGAATCTTGGGGGTGGACGTCGATGGCGGGTTCGCTCCGTTCGTAGTGATCCCCAAAGACAACGCTCAACCGATCTCTCGTTCCATCCCCCCAAAGATCGCCTCGTTCCTCGACGCTTTTGGAAACGCGGTGCATACGGTCAACGCGGGCCCGGTGCTCGACCAGAAGGTGCTGATTACGGGCATGGGCCCCATCGGGATGTTCGCGGCGGCGGTATGTAAGGCCGAAGGGGCCTCGCTCGTGGCCGCGACGGAGATCAGCGACTTCCGAACTGGACTCGCCCGACAAATGGGCGCAGACGCCGTGCTCGACCCGCGCCGAGACGACCTCGAAGCCGCGCTTCGCGAGCTCGCCCCCGAAGGGTTCGACGCCGTGCTCGAGATGTCCGGAAGTCCAGCGGCCCTGGACCTGGCCGTTCGTTCGGTTCGTCCTGGGGGTCGCCTGAGCCTCCTTGGAGTCTACAAAGAATCCCGGCAATCCGTCGATATGAACGCCCTCGTTTTCGGAGGGGTGGAGGTCCAGGGGATCGTCGGGCGCAGGCTCTGGGAGACCTGGGTGCAAATGCGGGGGCTCCTCGAACGCGGGGCGGTCGATCTCGAACCCGTGGTGACTCACGAACTTCCCTACACGGAGTTCGCCTACGGCATGGAACTCATGAAGAAAGGGGAAGCCGGCAAGGTCGTGTTCCAATTCGACGGGGCGGCGTGA